The Brassica oleracea var. oleracea cultivar TO1000 chromosome C7, BOL, whole genome shotgun sequence sequence TTCAATGCGTCAAACAACTGTTTCCATCATGAAACTCGGTTTCTTTGTTATAACACCGACAGAAACTTTAAGCAGGTCAGAGAGAAAGAAAGTAAGAAGAAAGACCTCAGGGGACGGTTCTGAGCTGAAGGGAGCATCTCCTTTAGCTGCGATTTCCAGAGGAACATCGATCCATATGGAGATCCCGTGTCTTAGAAGCGCACTGTTCAAGTACTTAAGGTCAAACGAGAAGCAGACAGAAGAGAACTTTAAAAGTCTAGGCAGAGTGTGTATGTTTTATAAAGTTCGAAATGGGAGAGAAACAACTGCGGCTTCTTATAAAAAAACATACAGATTTGTCAAGCTCTGGACTGCACCATCTCCAGCGCAAACTACAAGCCGACCCATAGATGATAGCTGCTTCAGCACTTCAATCTGTAGAAATATATCACAAGAGTCATCGTCAAAAACCATTATGTGGCACTTAGAATGATGTCGAGATCAATCCTCTACCTCTTTCGGAAATGGATGCATTTGATCAAATGATATAATTTACCTCTGATTCCATAAAAGATTTCTCATCGGCTTCCTTTAAAGATTGAACGGATGCATTTCCACCAGCCGCCTCTGCGATCAAATTATCACTGCACAATAAGAGTAAAATGAGGTTAGGAATAGTGTGAACGGACTTAACAAATATTCAATGTGAATTTAAAAAGAGGACAAGGATGATTAAGGACTTAAGGTGGCAACCCTCTGTTATGGTCTTATGGAGGTAAATAGGACAAACAAAGAGAGCTTAAACCTTAAAGCTTATAGATTAACACTAGTCATCGGATAAGCTAAGTAATGAGAATGTCAGATATTCCGGGCATTCTCAAGAGCTATATAAGTCCTCAAAAAACAATAAGAAGCAGAAGAGATTCTATCAAACACACGAGTGCCTTACCTATCAAAGTAGTAATATCGTAATGACTCAGCCAAAAGCTTGCCCAAGTTGGTTTTAATGTGGTTATTAACCCCTACACCATATTGTTAAAGCTCACACATAAGTATTCATCCCTACGAAGTCAGCAATTAGTTCTTTAAAAACAGGGAGAGGCCTTACCAACCAGAAATATTGAAGCTCCTTTGAGTTGAGGGGATATGTCCATAGCTTTCCTCTGAGTTTTTAGACGGAAACAGGTTAAGAGGAAGCAAAGCTGATTACATCAGTAAAAAGTAGGTTCTGTGATAAAAACTCTCACCTTAACAGCATCAATGGGATCCGAATCAACAACATTGACCCCTACCCAACAAAACAATAAACTGATAAGATAACCCGTGGTTCAATCAGGTAGAAACATTTAGTACAGTTTCACCAAGTTCTCGAGCAGACAGTACTAATCGTGAGAGAAATTCAGGACACAACACACAACTAGTTCAGCATCAGACATATCGTCGAACACTTCGAAACAAGTGTTCGCATCTCTAAAGTACCAAATTAGAGCTCGAAAAAACTAACCGGTGGAAGCAGACTGGTCGGCGAGACACGGAGACGGAGCTATACGTCTGTGAGAAGAAATGAGTTTAACAGAAGAAGACAGCAACGGTGCACTTCGAGCTTGAGGATAGACCAAAGGAGGAAGAAGACGAGGAACGAGTCCAGAAAAAGTTAGAGAAGCAGACGCAGCAGAGATCTCCATTGACGAACGACGAAACTATGTTCTTCTCCTCTCTCTAGATATCCGCCACGTATGTCTATCGAATCAGCCCAACGTGATAATTTTCTTCTACCATTTTTTTCCGGATTTTAAATTAAAATAATTATAAATGTATGCGTTTACGCTTGTGTTTCTTTTTTATTATATTAAAAACTCTCGGACATAAACCGCAGTAATATAAAAAGAGAGAAATATTAAAGGGATGAAAAATGAACAGAGGCTTCAGATTTACAATGGAAAAGTGAGGGCAAAAAAAATTAGAGAAAACGAAATTAACCAACTAAAGAATTATACATATATACTGACTAGTAGTATATTCACTTATGCTGATTCTCCTGATTCTCGTTTTGGTCAAATGCGACGCCGTAGCTTCATCGTTCTATCAGCTCTCCTACTCCTGCAAGATAGTTAATAACCTATGGAGGTTTCAATAAATCCACAACAAGGAAATACACTTATGATAAAAGTTCACAAATGTATTTTAAATATCTTTTATGTAAACAATGAAAAAGATAAACATTTTTTTTTGTTGTGTTTTACCTCTGATTGGACTGGTCTGAGCAACTCCCGTGGACTCAAGCGGCCGAGACAGGGTCATTGGTGTTAACGGTGGGGATGCTACTCCGTCTTCGTTCCTTCCGACCGCTCGTTGAGCTACGGCTCTATGGTTATTTGAAGGTATAGAGTAGCTCCGAGGAACGACCAGTGGAGGAACAGGCAGTGGCGATGCCACAATGTTGGTGGTGGACAGAGGAGCGAGAGTAACGGTGTTTTTTCTTTCTTGGTTCCATCCGGTTAGAGGCGCCGAGTGACCAACCAGAACAGGGGATTTGGCTCGTCTTGGCGGTGGTGGAAAGTGGCCCGGTGGTCTCGGAAGCTCGTGAAGCTCGTTATACCTCGGGGAAGAAGAAGACGCAGGAGGAGGTGAAGCTGTAGGGGAGGCTCTCGGAGAATGAGACTGGTGTACAGGAGGAGTCGGCAGAGGACGAAACGTGTCTGTGGTTGTGGTGGTGACAGGTTTTGATGATGAGGGTTTGATTGGTCCGGAAAATGCATATCTTACAGCTGCTTGCTGTTGATGAGGATGCTTGTCTGTTGTAGAAGGGCGAGGGAGGCGGACGTAGATGCTGTTGTTTTCAGCGTCTTTCCCGCTTTTAATCGGTTCTAACGGAGATGAATGCCATATGTTTCCGACGCTGTGGTTCGCTGGCCTCGGGTTTAAAGCCGGGTTTGAGTACCGTGAATCGCTTGGGGTTGGTAACACGTAAGCATTGGAAGATGGATTCGTCTTTGTTTTCTTTTCCGGGAACAACGGAGCTGAATAGCTGGTCATCCTGTGAGGGTACTCTTCTCTATGATCAGCATTTACCTAGAATGACCAATGAAACTATCGCAGTTGAAGCAAATTTGGTTACAAAAAATGTCAAATGGTTATGGAGATCATAGGAAAAGACATACCGTTGATGTTCTTGTTACAGAAGGACGAGGACACGAGTCGTCTGTATCGTCCATCTAGAGAGAAACAAGAGAGCATAAGATCATTCCGCAGAGTCATGTTTCTTGTCATTTTTAATTCGACTTACCTTCACTGAACCCCATGTTGGAGATATAGAAGCAGCTTCTACCCTCCGCTCATTTTCTTTGTACGCAAAACTGAGTTCTCCTTCTCTGTGACTGTATTGGCCATCATCATCATCATCATCCTCATTACTACCTTCCACTTCGTTCTCATGAACAGAGAGATCACAGTCAATGTGTTGTTTCTCTGCAGAAACTCTTACGTGACGCTCTACTGCATCCAGCGATTTCATTCCAGTGTAAAACAGACGCATCTAAAAGAATCATCATCAGAAGAAAAAAAGTTAAGAACACATAAGAAGTAGAAGAAGATCAAACTTCCATGTAAAATGCAATATAAATAAGTAATTTAGTTTGAAATTTACCTGAGCAGTGTGATGACGGACTGCTTGCGTGAGGAGACTACGAGCTTGTCCTTCCTTGAGAGATTTCAATCGAAAAATGCACATCGTTGCTTCTTCATGAAACTCATTGTAAGCAGGTCGAGACTCTGGAGGAATATGTCTTTCTCCTTTACTGCTTTTAGGCCTTCCTTTATCTTTCACAAGCGCCATCTCAAACACATTTCTGAGTAGTTTAAAAGCATAGAAAATGTTCAACGCACAACTTATCACACTGCAAAATGAAAACTTCACTAGTGAAAAAAAAGCCAAACCTCTTCTCGTTACATTGTTGCTTCATATCCTGCTCATTTAAAAAAAAAAAAAAAAGGATAAGAGAAACAACTCAAACAAGTAAAGCGTTTCTTGAAAACAAGAAGTAGAAAACTATGGTTATACCTCAACAGTTCTGAGGTCATTGAGAAGTGATTCTGATGGGGACGTAATCGTCTTGAATATATGACTACGCTGAAGAGTAAAAACAAAAAACAAAAACAAATGTAAGATTTCACCAGAGTAAAAATTACAGAGTTGGTGATTACAATGAACAGCTTACATATGTGTCAAGAAGTTTCTGGAGATCAAACTGAACTTTACCCAACATAAACAAGATTCTACCTACAGAAGAAAAAACAATGTTGCAATACACAATAGGGAAGTAAAAGTTGTACAATAGGACAAAATATTAAGCGCTTACTGCTTTCTTCGTCGTTATGAGGCGCAATTTGCTCCAAACAATTACCCATCTCTCCCAATGACTCAGAGAACTCTAAAAAATTGCATTAAGAAGTGTAAGACCATTTTTTTCTGTTCATAAAAAAAAAAAAAATATATATATATATATATATATATGAAATTGGATGTTTGTTTTACCATAAGCACTGTTTGCCGTAACAGCAGCAGCAGCGAGTAGTCTATCGTAGCAGTCTCTCATGTCATGCATATCCTGAGACATCACAAGTTAGTGTATCTGAGCTTAACTAGTGTTACACTAGGGTTTGCTACCAATTCGAAAGTTTCTAAATTTGTTCTTCACTCCTAAACCAGAAAAGAAAAAAGTTTCTAAATTTAGTCTTCACTCGATCAAACAAGGAATTTGTTTTCCTTCCAAATTAACTATCAGCCGCATAAACCCTAGTAAAATCTCTCCACGATTCCTCGAAACCACATTAAAATTCGCGAGGTTTTTTGAAATTTACCTTGCCAGCTCGAGCGAGTTCGTCAACAAGTGCCGTAGCGACGAGCTCGCCTTTCTCCTTTGCATCGACCTTATGCGACGTTAGTTTCCTTAACCTCCCAATCGAAGCTTTCATCATAATCACCCCACACTTGAAAAATCAACCCTAATTTATCAAAATAACTCTGAGGATTCGCAGACTGTTCTTCCTCGGGATCGAAATCTCAGTGAAACGATTCGGAGAAAGAGTGAGATTCAAGTATCGTACGGATGTGTTCAACCACATTCAAGGAAGGCAGCAGAGAGAAAGACAAACAAACAAACAAAAAGGTTTTGGTCAAAAAACAACAGATCGTTAAGAAAAAAAAAACAGAGAAGAGAGACGGAAGCAAGAACGATCCAACGGCGCATATCTCTCGTGGTGAACTTATACGAGGGGAAAGAAACGACACGTGGCGAGATCGTAACGGATAGAAGAGGGTAATGGGGAAGAAGAGTCAAAAGTCAAAGATGGATGACAGGGAAAGAAAGCGATTCTCATTATTTGGGTTTGACCGCCAGTGCGATGGTCAAACACCTCTTGTCTTATTTTGACAAGTTTGATTAACTGTTTCTTTTGAATCAGACAAGGTATTTAATAGTACGATTTAGATCTATTAAATACTATATATCTGGAGTTAATTAAACTACCAAAAAAAACCGGTTCTAGCCGGCCTACATGAAATAGTCACGGTTTTTCGTGATACAAAACCGAACCGAACGATGTTTCAATTGTTATCCGGTTTTGTACTGGTTTACTTATTAAAAACACTAGTGGGATTATCATAATCCTCACCGTCTCCGTCTCCGTCTCCGCTTTTGAAAACCCTAATGTTGGCGGTATAACGCTCAACTTTTCTCTGCCAATGGATTTGAAACGACGGTATGTTTTCTTACTTCTATGGTTTCTTAAAATGTAAGGTCCGAATAAACTCGTGATTCCTTTTGTTGTTTGGATTTTTCCTAGTTCATGTTTGAGAAATAGAGACAGGATCAGTGAGCTGCCGGATGCTCTGCTTCTGCAGATACTGTCTTTTGTTCCGACAAAAGATGCCGTAGCCACTAGTGTGTTGTCCAAACGATGGCGCTATCTGTGTAAGATGATGCCGAGGCTCAGGTTTTGGTACGAACGCACAGATGATCTAGAGAGGTTTTCAGATAACGTCTGCAGGTTTTTGCTCTCACATCAGGCTCCGGTTCTTCAGAGTTTGCATCTCGAAGTGAATTTTGAAAGGGGTTCCACTATGGATATTGGAGTGCTTCTGGGGGTTGCTTTTGGACTTCATGTGCGTGAGTTGGAGCTCCAAGTTTACTCTTGGGAGCCGTATAGGTTTCCTACAAGCTTGTACAACTGTAGGACACTTGAGACCTTGAAGCTTGGTTCTAGTGTCCTTTTAGACGTCCCGTTTCCGGTTTGTCTCAAGGCCCTTCGTACTCTTAGCCTTTTTGATGTGAGCTACAAGGATGATGGATCTGTTGTTAACCTTTTATCTGGCTGCTCTGTTCTTGAAAATCTGGAGGTTATGATGTTTTCGCATCCTCATCTAGGGACTTTCACTATCCATGTGCCATCCCTGCAGAATCTAACACTTATTTCTGACAGTGAAGATTTTACAGTATTTGTGATTAATGCTCCTCATTTAAAATATCTGAACCTTAAAGGGTTAATAGATGAGGACTCTTGTCTGATTGAGAATACACCTGAGGTGGTGGAGGCACATATTACTGATGTGTCTAGTGTAGTCTATGAGAACATTCATGGATCTCTAACTTCAGTCAAACGCCTTTCTTTGAAGATTGCATCCCCCTTGAAGCTGGTAATGTTTTTTTTTTTTTTTTGAGTTTCTTGTTGTTATTAAATTGTTTGTGTACTAAATTACTGCCTCATGTATGTGTAGACTAAGTTTAATAGAATCTTCAACCAGCTGGTGTGTTTGGAGATACATACATATGAACCAGAGTGGTGGAATCTGTTGATGCTAATGCTCCATAGCTCTCCTAATTTGCAAGTCCTCAAGCTCATTAGTGTAAGCATTATTTACAAGGTTTCCATCTCTCGTAATATTTTCCAACTGATCAGTTTCAGGTTTTTAAAGATGTAGTGTCTCTCTCTTGTTGTGTTTAGGAATGGTTTAGGATCCTAGATCGTCTCACCTATAACAGATGGAGTCAACCGAAGTATGTTGCTGAATGTTTGGTGAACCGTCTAGAGACATTAGTTTGGGAAAATTACGAAGGGGATATAGAAGATGATAGAGAGGTGGCTCAGTACATGCTAAGCAACGCAAGTCGTTTGGAAACGGCAACCTTCTCCAGAACAGACATTCTTCATACGGAAAAGAGACTCGAGAGGTTAAAGGAACTGGAGAGTGTGGCCAAGGCTTCCAACTCATGCCAGCTTGTGTTTACGTAAACTGATGTCACGTGGGAGTCCTACAAGCGTACTACATTACTCGCTCTATAAGGGTTTTGTACTATTTTTCAGATGTTAGACTTTATAGTATGGCGCTATGTTTAACCGTTTAAGAACTATGAACTTTAGTAAGTACTGTTAAGGACCTAAGGTGATTCAATTTTTCTTTTGTTTTGTGATTTGTTTATATCTAGTCGCATGTTCAGAATGGCAGAACATGTATTATGTTTACAGGTATGGTGGAAAACAGGGAGGCCTTCAAAATTTATAACCCAAGATGTCTGATTTTGACATTTAGTTGAGAGGATGACTTGAAAAACATATTTGTTAACCGGTTTTCAAGAT is a genomic window containing:
- the LOC106306668 gene encoding uncharacterized protein At2g33490 isoform X2, producing the protein MMKASIGRLRKLTSHKVDAKEKGELVATALVDELARAGKDMHDMRDCYDRLLAAAAVTANSAYEFSESLGEMGNCLEQIAPHNDEESSRILFMLGKVQFDLQKLLDTYRSHIFKTITSPSESLLNDLRTVEDMKQQCNEKRNVFEMALVKDKGRPKSSKGERHIPPESRPAYNEFHEEATMCIFRLKSLKEGQARSLLTQAVRHHTAQMRLFYTGMKSLDAVERHVRVSAEKQHIDCDLSVHENEVEGSNEDDDDDDGQYSHREGELSFAYKENERRVEAASISPTWGSVKMDDTDDSCPRPSVTRTSTVNADHREEYPHRMTSYSAPLFPEKKTKTNPSSNAYVLPTPSDSRYSNPALNPRPANHSVGNIWHSSPLEPIKSGKDAENNSIYVRLPRPSTTDKHPHQQQAAVRYAFSGPIKPSSSKPVTTTTTDTFRPLPTPPVHQSHSPRASPTASPPPASSSSPRYNELHELPRPPGHFPPPPRRAKSPVLVGHSAPLTGWNQERKNTVTLAPLSTTNIVASPLPVPPLVVPRSYSIPSNNHRAVAQRAVGRNEDGVASPPLTPMTLSRPLESTGVAQTSPIRGY
- the LOC106306669 gene encoding probable inactive shikimate kinase like 1, chloroplastic translates to MEISAASASLTFSGLVPRLLPPLVYPQARSAPLLSSSVKLISSHRRIAPSPCLADQSASTGVNVVDSDPIDAVKRKAMDISPQLKGASIFLVGVNNHIKTNLGKLLAESLRYYYFDSDNLIAEAAGGNASVQSLKEADEKSFMESEIEVLKQLSSMGRLVVCAGDGAVQSLTNLALLRHGISIWIDVPLEIAAKGDAPFSSEPSPELFDALKASYEKSRKGYDTADAVISLERIATKLGCEDLETVTSEELALEVLKEIEKLTRVKKMMEEASRPF
- the LOC106306668 gene encoding uncharacterized protein At2g33490 isoform X1, which encodes MMKASIGRLRKLTSHKVDAKEKGELVATALVDELARAGKDMHDMRDCYDRLLAAAAVTANSAYEFSESLGEMGNCLEQIAPHNDEESSRILFMLGKVQFDLQKLLDTYRSHIFKTITSPSESLLNDLRTVEDMKQQCNEKRNVFEMALVKDKGRPKSSKGERHIPPESRPAYNEFHEEATMCIFRLKSLKEGQARSLLTQAVRHHTAQMRLFYTGMKSLDAVERHVRVSAEKQHIDCDLSVHENEVEGSNEDDDDDDGQYSHREGELSFAYKENERRVEAASISPTWGSVKMDDTDDSCPRPSVTRTSTVNADHREEYPHRMTSYSAPLFPEKKTKTNPSSNAYVLPTPSDSRYSNPALNPRPANHSVGNIWHSSPLEPIKSGKDAENNSIYVRLPRPSTTDKHPHQQQAAVRYAFSGPIKPSSSKPVTTTTTDTFRPLPTPPVHQSHSPRASPTASPPPASSSSPRYNELHELPRPPGHFPPPPRRAKSPVLVGHSAPLTGWNQERKNTVTLAPLSTTNIVASPLPVPPLVVPRSYSIPSNNHRAVAQRAVGRNEDGVASPPLTPMTLSRPLESTGVAQTSPIRGVGELIER
- the LOC106302270 gene encoding F-box/FBD/LRR-repeat protein At3g26920-like, whose translation is MDLKRRSCLRNRDRISELPDALLLQILSFVPTKDAVATSVLSKRWRYLCKMMPRLRFWYERTDDLERFSDNVCRFLLSHQAPVLQSLHLEVNFERGSTMDIGVLLGVAFGLHVRELELQVYSWEPYRFPTSLYNCRTLETLKLGSSVLLDVPFPVCLKALRTLSLFDVSYKDDGSVVNLLSGCSVLENLEVMMFSHPHLGTFTIHVPSLQNLTLISDSEDFTVFVINAPHLKYLNLKGLIDEDSCLIENTPEVVEAHITDVSSVVYENIHGSLTSVKRLSLKIASPLKLTKFNRIFNQLVCLEIHTYEPEWWNLLMLMLHSSPNLQVLKLISEWFRILDRLTYNRWSQPKYVAECLVNRLETLVWENYEGDIEDDREVAQYMLSNASRLETATFSRTDILHTEKRLERLKELESVAKASNSCQLVFT